A stretch of DNA from Candidatus Brocadia sp.:
CAAGTTCACGCCGGAGTCTCAGACGAATGACGAAAGCCGTAGCTACCCAATTGCATCTATTTCAGGGGTATTCCCTATCTTTTCTGTAGTGAACTACTACGGTATTGTGAGATGTTGATACTTACAGAATGGATTACGCGACTAAACGCGGTGGATGATAAATGATAGTATGGAAAATGCTTTTGAAATGATTAAAATGAAGGGATTGAAACCAACTGGATGGACTATTGAGAAATAACGAGGTGTTTTGTAATAATCCCATGGCTAAATTGTGGGTACACAGGAGACAACAATGCGGACAATGGTGATCATCCATTGAAAAGGGAGATTGAGCATCATTATGGGATAAAATAACTGATTCCTTTTCTGCACAATGCAACAAATCGTTTTCTCCACACCCCAGTAAGAAACAATCGCCTGGTAATATACATATGAGAAACCATATCACCAAAATACTTTGAAGGCTTTTTTTAAAGAAGATAGTTTTACGCATGCTTAGTGAATGAAGCGACTGTTATTTATAATGAAGTTTCTTTTCATCATAATAATTATCAATTTACTATAAAAGCAAGCAGAAAATTATTTTTGATTTACTCTCCATAAGTCAGCAGGTATACTGGGTGCGTAAATTCTGTTTCATTAAGGAGAAAAAAAAATGTACACCTCGATTAAAAGTCGGCTCATTTTTTTACTCATTGCATTTACATTGCTGCCGTTCGTTTTGTTGCGAATTATTGCATATCCAAGGGTACAGACCGATCTTCAGGAAGTGCTTATACGAAACCTTGATGGTATTGGACATAAACAGGCTGAATTAGTGACGAATTGGATGGATGAGAGAATAAAGAATGTTGGCGTAATTGCAGAGAATCCGTTTATGATCAAATGCGCAGAGATTACCAAAGAAGACACAGATTATCCCGATATCGTTCATTACTTGGAGGTCGTGAGGAAAAAGCATGGTTACAAGGGTATTTTGATAAGTAATAAGAAAGGATTGGTAACAGTTGCAACAGCAGAAGAAGGTGTGGGAAACGATATTTCACAAATGGACTTCTTCAAACGGGCGGTTCAAGGATATACATTTGTATCGGGTATTATTCCATCTGAAGTCCCGTTAACAAATGAATTTGGGGAAAAAGAAGCGGGCATGCCGACCATGTTTGTTTCAACGCCATTAAGAGACAGGTATGGGGTTGTAGCCGGTGTCGTTGCCATCCGGGTAGATGTGAAGGCACTGAACGGCCTGATGTTGAGCCTAAAATTGGGAAAGACCGGTGAAACGTATCTGGTGAACAAAGACGGATATATGATAACGGAGTCAAGGTTTGCTCAGGATTTAAAAGATATGGGGCTGATAAAAAAAAGGTGTGCCCTGGAATTAAGGTTGGTCAGCCGGGAAACTGGCGAATTAACCCATGGTGTGAAACAGTGTGTCACCGGTAATAATGGGTTTGATGCAAAAGGCTACAAAGATTACCGGGGAATAGCGGTATTGGGTGCATGGCGCTGGTTACCTGAGTTTAATTGGGGTGTCATAGCAGAAATCGACAGGGAAGAAGGTTATGGAGCAGCGTACAATCTCAATTATATTGTAAGTTCAGTGTTGATAATAATTGCATTTCCTATAGTAATCATAGCGTATTTTATTGGCAAAAAGGCTTCGATACCTATCATTAAACTGACCGAAGTTACCGAAAAAATTGCATCAGGAGATTTAACACAACGGGTAGACATCCCGAGGAAAGATGAGATTGGGATATTAGCAAAATCCTTTAACACGATGACAACGTGTCTGGAAGAGAAGACAAAGGCTTTAGCGAACTCTGAAAAGCGGTATAGAGAGTTGTTTAACTCCGTGAAGGAAGGAGTATATCAATCCGAGCCGACTGAGGACGGGATATTTATTAGCATAAACAAGGCAGGCACTGAAATACTTGGCTACAAGTCCCCGGAAGAGGTAATAGGGATGAAGGTAAAGGATATCTATGTGAATCCCGAAGACCGCAGGAAGGTTGTTGAAATACTTGCCAAAAAAGGAATATGGAAGAGTTTTACATCGTTATGCAAGAGAAAAAATGGAGAACTGTTTTACATGGAACGGACATCCAATCTGGTAACTGATGAAAACGGAAACCCCATTCGTATTGATGGAATATTTAGAGACATCACCGAACGGAAAAGATTAGAGATGGAGCTACAGGAATCAGAACTCCATCACCGGCAGTTGCTGAAATCACTAAAAGAAGGAATCTATCAATGTGAACCAGCCGAAGAGGGGGTATTTACCTGGATCAATCAGGCAGGTGCAGAAATGCTTGGTTACAGTTCACCCGAAGAAGTGATCGGAACACGGGTAAAGGATACTTATGTAAATCCTGATGATCGAAGAGAATCACTTGAGACGTTAAAAAAGAAAGGGGTATGGCGAGATTTTATTTCTTATTGCAAGAAAAAAAATGGAGAACGCTTCCTTTCGGAAAGTACATGTAATCTTGTGTGCGACGACAACGGTAAACCGATCAAGGTCCTTTGTGTATTCAGGGATATAACGGGAAAATAATTTTATTAATACTTGGTGGAAGACCTCCCCTGATCCCCACCTTGCGAAGGAGGGGAATGAGGGTGGTTATAAATTTATATATGGGAATTTCAATAGTAAAGGGTGGCACG
This window harbors:
- a CDS encoding PAS domain S-box protein; translated protein: MYTSIKSRLIFLLIAFTLLPFVLLRIIAYPRVQTDLQEVLIRNLDGIGHKQAELVTNWMDERIKNVGVIAENPFMIKCAEITKEDTDYPDIVHYLEVVRKKHGYKGILISNKKGLVTVATAEEGVGNDISQMDFFKRAVQGYTFVSGIIPSEVPLTNEFGEKEAGMPTMFVSTPLRDRYGVVAGVVAIRVDVKALNGLMLSLKLGKTGETYLVNKDGYMITESRFAQDLKDMGLIKKRCALELRLVSRETGELTHGVKQCVTGNNGFDAKGYKDYRGIAVLGAWRWLPEFNWGVIAEIDREEGYGAAYNLNYIVSSVLIIIAFPIVIIAYFIGKKASIPIIKLTEVTEKIASGDLTQRVDIPRKDEIGILAKSFNTMTTCLEEKTKALANSEKRYRELFNSVKEGVYQSEPTEDGIFISINKAGTEILGYKSPEEVIGMKVKDIYVNPEDRRKVVEILAKKGIWKSFTSLCKRKNGELFYMERTSNLVTDENGNPIRIDGIFRDITERKRLEMELQESELHHRQLLKSLKEGIYQCEPAEEGVFTWINQAGAEMLGYSSPEEVIGTRVKDTYVNPDDRRESLETLKKKGVWRDFISYCKKKNGERFLSESTCNLVCDDNGKPIKVLCVFRDITGK